The Kocuria turfanensis genome contains the following window.
CCGAGAACTGCGACCAGGTCGTCTCCATCCCCATCGACTCCGCCATGGAGTCCCTCAACGCCTCGCTGGCCGTGGGCATCACCCTGTACGAGGTGTCGCGACGCCGTGCTGGTTCCTGAGCCCCGGCGGCAGGACACCGGCCGGCCCTACGTCTCCCACCCGTACCCGCTGGGGGTGCACCCCTCGCACGAGCGCGACGGCAGCGCCAACGTGGCCGTCTACGCCCCCGGGGTGCCGGACCTCGACATCGTCTTCCGGCTGCCGGGCGGGCGCTGGCAGCGGCGCCGGCTGACCGGACGCACCGGCGGGGTGCACCACGGGACGATCCCCCCGGCCGAGCAGCAGCGGCTCTCCGAGACAGGCTTCGAGTACATGCTGCACCGGGACGAGGCCCCGGCGCTGCCCGTCGGCACGGAGTACGGGTTCGTGCCCGCGGACTCGCCGGTGGCCGCCCGCCGCCGCGCCCCGGACCCCTCCGACCAGCAGGTCCTGCTCGACCCCTACGGCAAGGGCCTGCGCCGCGTGGCCCCGCCGGACGACGTCGAGGACCCCGGCCCGGACGCCTACGGCGGACGCTACGTCTCCGTGGTCGCCCAGCAGGACTTCGACTGGGACGAGGACCGCCCGCCGGCCACCGCGTGGCGGGACACGGTGATCTACGAGGCGCACGTCAAGGGCCTCACCGCCCTGCACCCCGACGTCCCCGAAGAGCTCCGGGGCACGTACGCCGGCCTGGCCCACCCGGTGATGACCGACTACCTCACCTCGCTGGGCGTCACGGCCGTGGAGCTGCTGCCCGTGCACGCCCACCTGGACGAGCCCCACCTCACGGCCCTGGGGCTGAGCAACTACTGGGGCTACAACACGCTGGGCTTCTTCGCCCCGCACGCCGGCTACGCCACCGAGGCCGCCCGCGCCCGCGGCCCCCAGGGCGTGCTCGACGAGTTCAAGGCGATGGTCCGCGACCTGCACCGGGCCGGCCTCGAGGTCTACCTCGACGTGGTCTACAACCACACGGCCGAGGCCGGGCAGGGCGAGCCGGCCTACTGCTGGCGCGGCCTCGGCGACGAGGCCTACTACCGGCACGGCGACGACGGCCGCTACGTGGACGTCACCGGGTGCGGCAACTCGGTGAACTTCGGCAACCCCCGTGTGGTGCAGATGGCCCTGGACTCCCTGCGCTTCTGGGTGGAGCGCTGCCACGTGGACGGCTTCCGCTTCGACCTCGCCCCGGAGCTGGCCCGCGACGAACGCCACCGCTTCACCCGCAACCACCCCTTCCTGGTCGCCGTGAACGCGGACCCCGCGCTGTTCGGCACCAAGCTCATCGCCGAGCCGTGGGACGTGGGCATGGGCGGATGGCAGACCGGGCACTTCCCCGAGGGGTGGGCCGACTGGAACGACCGCTTCCGGGACACCGTCCGCGACTTCTGGCTCACCGGCCCGCGCAGCATGAGCCTGGGCGGGGACGGGGGCAACGCCTCGCGCCTGGCCGGGGCGCTCACCGGCTCCGCGGACCTGTTCGCCGCCTCCGGGCGCAGCGCCCTGGCCTCCGTGAACTTCGTGACCGCCCACGACGGCTTCACCCTGGCCGACCTCGTGTCCTACGACAACAAGCACAACCAGGCCAATCTGGAGAAGAACCGGGACGGCACCAACGACAACCACTCCTGGAACCACGGGATCGAGGGCCCGGCCCGGGACGTGCGGATCCGCGCCGACCGCGCGCAGACCGCGCGCAACGTGATGGCCACCCTGCTCTTCTCCCAGGGCGTGCCGATGATCACCGCCGGGGACGAGTTCGGCCGCAGCCAGCGCGGGAACAACAACGCCTACTGCCAGGACAACGAGCTCTCCTGGGTGGACTGGCGCCACACCCCCGCCGACCGGGCCATGCTGGCCGCGACCCGCTCCCTCGTGGCCGTGCGCGGCGAGTTCCTCGCCGGGCAGCCGTCCCACTTCCCGACCCGGCCGGACGAGGTGATGATGCACTGGTTCGGCCCGGACGGCTCGCCCATGACCGCGACCGACTGGCAGGCCCCCGGCGCCCGCACCATCCAGGTGCTGATCGGCTCGCGCGGCGGACGCGTCTCGGGGCTGATGGTGGTCAACGGCGCGAGCGCCGACATGGCGATCACGTTCCCGGACGTCACGCAGCTGCTGCGCCCCGACGAGGAGGAGCACCCGCTGCGGGCCTCGGAGGGCGTCTACGCCCTGGTGCACAGCACCGCCTCGGTGCTGCACGGCCGCTACGGCGCCCGCTACCGCGCCGGGCGGCCCCAGGGCGTGCCCGCCAACTCGGTCACCCTGTTCCGGCTCCTCTGAAGACGCGCCGGGCCGGGCGGATTCAGGCGTTGGCCACGAGCCCCAGCTCCGCCTTGTCGGCGAGGTGGGGGTGGGCGGGCAGCACCCGCACGGTGTAGCCGAAGGGCCCGGAACGGTCCACGGTGATCGTGCCGCAGAACTTGTGCCGCCCGCCCCCGAGGTCGCCGGTCGGGCGCAGGCTCGCGTACTTGCGCTCGTGGATGTGGTCGGTCTCCGAGACGCGGCCGTAGCCGATCTCCGCGCAGACGTCCTCCGGGGCCAGCGAGCCGAGGGTGACGTAGGCGCACACGGAGAGCTCGTCGCCGATCTGCGGGTCCTGGGCCACGCCCTCGGTGTCGACGTGCTCCACCGAGACCTGGCCCCAGGCCTGGCGCACGCGCCCGATCCACCGGGACTTCGCGCGCGCGGCGGCGTGCCCGTCCTCGGCGGCCCGGCGTCCCGAGACGGCGGCGGGGACGTAGAGATCCCGCACGTAGTCCTCGAGCATCCGCTTGGCCGAGACGCGGGGGCCCAGCGTCGCCAGGGTGTGCCGGACCATGGCCAGCCACTGGTGCGGCACCACGTCCGTGCCCGGCTCGGAGGCGTCGGCCGCCTCCCCGTAGAAGCGGGGCGCCACGTGGTTCTCGATGAGCTCGTAGAGGGCGGCCGCCTCGATGTCGTCGCGCTCGTCCGGGTGGGCGCCCTCGTCCGCGGTGGGGATGGCCCAGCCGTTCTGGCCGTCGTACATCTCGTCCCACCAGCCGTCGAGCACCGACAGGTTCAGCCCGCCGTTGAGGGCGGCCTTCATCCCCGAGGTGCCGCAGGCCTCCAGCGGTCGCAGCGGGTTGTTCAGCCACACGTCGCAGCCCGGGAACAGGGTCCGGGCCATCGCGATGTCGTAGTTGGGCAGGAAGACGATCCGGTGGCGCACCTCCGGGTCGTCCGTGAAGCGCACGAGGTCCTGGATCAGCCGCTTGCCCTGCTCGTCCGCCGGGTGGGACTTCCCCGCGACCACGAGCTGCACCGGGCGCTCCGGGTCCAGCAGGATCTTCTTGAGCCGCTGCGGGTCCCGCAGCATGAGCGTGAGCCGCTTGTAGGTGGGCACCCGGCGGGCGAAGCCGATCGTCAGCACCCCGGGGTCGAGGACCGAGTCGGTCCAGCCGAGCTCGGCGTCCGCGAGGCCGCGCTTCTTCCAGGAGGCCCGCAGCCGGGCCCGGACGTCCTCCACCAGGCGGGTGCGCAGCTCCCGGCGCACCGCCCAGAGCTCGGCGTCGTCCACGCCGTAGATCCGCCGCCACCGCGCGGCCCGGTTGAGGTCGGAGCCCATCGGGTCCAGGGCGAGCTCCGCCATGCGGGGGTCGATCCAGGTCATGACGTGCACGCCGTTGGTGATGGAGCCGATCGGCACCTCGTCCTCGTCGAAGCCCGGCCACAGCCCCCGGAACATGCCGCGGGAGACCACGCCGTGCAGCTTGGCCACGCCGTTGGCGCGCTGGGCCAGGCGCAGGCCCATCACCGCCATGTTGAACTTGGACGGGTCGCCGTCGTCGTAGTCCTCCGCGCCGAGGGACAGGACGTTGGCCGTGGGGACGGCCGGGGCGAGACCGGCGTTGAAGAAGTGCTCGATCTGCGCCCGCTCGAACCGGTCGATGCCCGCGGGCACCGGGGTGTGGGTCGTGAACACGGTCGCCGAGCGCACCGAGGCCAGCGCCTCGTCCCAGGTCAGCGGTTCGCTCCCGTCGGAGGGCTCCATGAGCTCCGCGATCCGCTCGATGCCCAGGAACCCGGCGTGGCCCTCGTTGCAGTGGAAGACCTCCGGGGCCGGCGCCCCGGTCAGCCGGGAGAACGTGCGCAGGGCGCGGATCCCGCCCATCCCGAGCAGCAGTTCCTGCTGCAGCCGGTGGTCGCCGCCGCCGCCGTAGAGGCGGTCGGTGACGCTGCGGGCGTGGTCGTCGTTGTCCGGGATGTCGGAGTCGAGCAGGAGCAGCGGCACGCGCCCCACGTCGGCGCGCCAGATCTGCGCGGACAGCGAGCGGCCGTTGGGCAGCGGGAGGGTGATCCGCGCGGGCGTCCCGTCCTCCTCCCGCAGCAGGGCCAGGGGCATCCCGTCCGGGTCGAGCACCGGATAGGACTCCTGCTGCCAGGCGTCGCGGGAGAGCGACTGCTTGAAGTACCCGTGCTGGTAGAACAGGCCCACGCCCACGACCGGCACACCGAGGTCCGAGGCGCTCTTGAGGTGGTCCCCGGCGAGGATGCCCAGCCCGCCCGAGTACTGGGGCAGCACGGAGGTCACGCCGTACTCGGCCGAGAAGTAGGCGATGGCCCGGGGGGCGTCCTCGGTCTGGGTCTTCTGGTACCACAGCTCGTCGGTGAGGTAGCGCTCCAGATCGGCGTCGAGCTCCTCGATCCGCCGCACGGTGGCGGGGTCCTCGGCGATCTGCTGGATCTCCTCCCGGGTGAGGGAGCCCAGCAGCTTGACCGGGTCGCCGTGCACGGTCTCCCAGGCCTGCGGATTGAGATCCGCGAACAGCTGTTCGGTCGGCCGGTGCCAGGACCAGCGGAGGTTCCTCGCGAGACGGCTCAGAGGGGCGATGGACTCCGGCAGCACGGTGCGCACGGTGAATCTACGGATTGCCTTCACGCGGTCAGACTACCGGTGACCCGGCGGGAACCGGCCGTGTCCTCGCCCGGTCGTCGCCCGGGCGCGCCGGGCGCGCCCGCCGGGACGGGAACACTGCCGAGCCCTTCGACAGCGGGCTTAACGATCGCGGGGTTTGTCGCTAACGTGTTCCAGGTGAGCCAAGCCAACACGCCGTCCCCGTCCGACCCGGCCGCGAGCCCGGCCGGCACGTCCGCCCCCGACCTCCCGACGACTTCCGCCGCCGAGGCGGCCGTTCCCGGCGACGGGGCCGCAGTCCCGGCCGAGCCGCCGGCGAAGAAGGCCCCGGCGCGCCGCAGGGCCTCCACCGCCAAGAAGGCCGCGGACGCCGCGTCCGTGGAGGACGAGCCGGGCATCTCCGTGGTGCCCGCGGCGGAGCCCAGCACCCGCGCGCGCAGGACCTCGACCCCGAAGACGTCGACGGCCAAGACGCCCACCGCCAAGACGGCGTCGGCGCGGACGTCGACCGCGAAGACCTCCACCGCGAAGACCTCCACGGCGAAGACCCCGGCCGCCCGGACGTCGACGACGAAGAAGGCCGCGACCACGCGCAAGGCCCCGGCCACGCGCAGGAAGGCCGCCGGGTCGGCGTTCTCCCGCGAGGACCTGGTCTACGGCCGGATCCCGATCGTGGGCGTGAGCCCCGTGGTCGAGGACGGGCGCTTCCCGGCCAAGGCCCTGCCGGGCGAGTCGATCCGGGTGGGCGCCACCGTGTTCCGGGAGGGCCACGACGCCCTCGGCGTCACCGCGGTGCTCTACGACCCGCAGGGCACCGAGGCCGAGCGGGTGCCCATGGTCCTGACCACTCCTGGCACCGACCGCTACGAGGCGTGGCTGACCCCGACCTCCGAGGGCGCGTGGACCTTCGCCGTCGAGGGCTGGGGCGACCTCTACGAGACCTGGCGGCACGCCGCCGAGATCAAGGTCGGCGTGGGCCAGGACGTCGAGCTGATGATGGCCGAGGGCGTGGTCCTCTTCGACCGCGCCGCCGCGGAGCCCGGGCGCCCGGACTCCGACGTCGAGCTGTTCCGCTCCGCCTCCCGCGCGCTGGGCAACCAGGAGCTGCCCGCCGAGCACCGGCTCGAGGCCGGCACCTCGGCCGAGGTCCTGGCCGCCGTCGCCGAGCGCCCGCTGCGCGACCTCGTCACCGAGAGCCGCCGCTATCCGCTGAAGGTCGAGCGCACCGCCGCCGGCCGCGGGTCCTGGTACGAGTTCTTCCCGCGCTCCGAGGGCGCCGTCCTCGACCCCGAGACCGGCACGTGGACCTCCGGGAACTTCCGGACCGCCTCCGAGCGGCTCGAGGCCGTGGCCGGGATGGGCTTCGACGTGGTGTACCTGCCCCCGATCCACCCGATCGGCCGCGCCCACCGCAAGGGCCCCAACAACACGCTCGTGGCCGGCCCCCAGGACCCCGGGTCCCCGTGGGCCATCGGCGCCCCCGAGGGCGGGCACGACACGATCCACCCGGACCTCGGCACGTTCGAGGACTTCGACGGGTTCGTGGCCCGCGCCGCCGACCTCGGCCTCGAGGTCGCCCTGGACCTCGCCCTGCAGGCGTCCCCGGACCACCCCTGGGTCACGGCGCACCCGGAGTGGTTCACCACCCGGGCCGACGGCTCGATCGCCTACGCCGAGAACCCGCCGAAGAAGTACCAGGACATCTACCCGATCAACTTCGACAACGACCCCGAGGGGCTGTCCCTCGAGGTGCTGCGGATCGTGGAGCTGTGGATCTCCCACGGCGTGAAGATCTTCCGGGTGGACAACCCGCACACCAAGCCCCTGTGGTTCTGGGAGTGGCTGATCGGCACCGTCAACGCCAAGCACCCCGAGGTCGTCTTCCTGGCCGAGGCGTTCACCCGCCCGGCCATGATGCAGGGCCTCGCCCGGGTGGGCTTCCAGCAGTCCTACTCCTACTTCACCTGGCGCAACACCAAGAAGGAGATCGAGGAGTACCTGCACGAGGTCAGCCACGAGACCTCGGCGGTGTACCGGCCGAACTTCTTCGTGAACACCCCGGACATCCTCACGGAGTACCTCCAGTTCGGCGGTCCCGCGGCGTTCCGGATCCGCGCGGTGCTGGCCGCCACGGGCTCCCCGCTGTGGGGCGTCTACTCCGGCTACGAGCTCTTCGAGCACGTGGCCCGGCAGGGCGCCGAGGAGTACGTGGACAACGAGAAGTACCAGTTCCGCCCCCGGGACTTCGCCGGGGCGGAGGAGCGCGGGGAGTCCCTGGCCCCGTACCTGACGCGGCTCAACGAGATCCGCCGCCGGCACGCCTCGCTGGGCGACCTGCAGAACCTGACGGTGCAGTCCACGTCCGACGACGCCCTGGTCGCGTACACGAAGACCAAGACGGTGCGGCACGGCGGCTCCGCCTACAAGGACACGATCATCGTGGTCGTCAACGTGGACCCGCACGCGACCCGCGAGGGCACGGTGTGGCTCGACCTGGAGTCCTTGAACCTGGACGACGCCGACTTCAACGAGGACGGCAGCTTCTGGGTGGACGACCTGCTCAGCGGCCACTCCTGGAAGTGGGGCACGCACAACTACGTGCGCCTCGACCCGCACCACGACCCGGCGCACGTCCTGCACATCCGGCGCAACGTCAAGTAGGGGATCTTCCGGACCCCGTCGGGGCCCTCCCGGGACGCACCACCCGGGAGGGC
Protein-coding sequences here:
- the glgX gene encoding glycogen debranching protein GlgX gives rise to the protein MLVPEPRRQDTGRPYVSHPYPLGVHPSHERDGSANVAVYAPGVPDLDIVFRLPGGRWQRRRLTGRTGGVHHGTIPPAEQQRLSETGFEYMLHRDEAPALPVGTEYGFVPADSPVAARRRAPDPSDQQVLLDPYGKGLRRVAPPDDVEDPGPDAYGGRYVSVVAQQDFDWDEDRPPATAWRDTVIYEAHVKGLTALHPDVPEELRGTYAGLAHPVMTDYLTSLGVTAVELLPVHAHLDEPHLTALGLSNYWGYNTLGFFAPHAGYATEAARARGPQGVLDEFKAMVRDLHRAGLEVYLDVVYNHTAEAGQGEPAYCWRGLGDEAYYRHGDDGRYVDVTGCGNSVNFGNPRVVQMALDSLRFWVERCHVDGFRFDLAPELARDERHRFTRNHPFLVAVNADPALFGTKLIAEPWDVGMGGWQTGHFPEGWADWNDRFRDTVRDFWLTGPRSMSLGGDGGNASRLAGALTGSADLFAASGRSALASVNFVTAHDGFTLADLVSYDNKHNQANLEKNRDGTNDNHSWNHGIEGPARDVRIRADRAQTARNVMATLLFSQGVPMITAGDEFGRSQRGNNNAYCQDNELSWVDWRHTPADRAMLAATRSLVAVRGEFLAGQPSHFPTRPDEVMMHWFGPDGSPMTATDWQAPGARTIQVLIGSRGGRVSGLMVVNGASADMAITFPDVTQLLRPDEEEHPLRASEGVYALVHSTASVLHGRYGARYRAGRPQGVPANSVTLFRLL
- the glgP gene encoding alpha-glucan family phosphorylase, which produces MKAIRRFTVRTVLPESIAPLSRLARNLRWSWHRPTEQLFADLNPQAWETVHGDPVKLLGSLTREEIQQIAEDPATVRRIEELDADLERYLTDELWYQKTQTEDAPRAIAYFSAEYGVTSVLPQYSGGLGILAGDHLKSASDLGVPVVGVGLFYQHGYFKQSLSRDAWQQESYPVLDPDGMPLALLREEDGTPARITLPLPNGRSLSAQIWRADVGRVPLLLLDSDIPDNDDHARSVTDRLYGGGGDHRLQQELLLGMGGIRALRTFSRLTGAPAPEVFHCNEGHAGFLGIERIAELMEPSDGSEPLTWDEALASVRSATVFTTHTPVPAGIDRFERAQIEHFFNAGLAPAVPTANVLSLGAEDYDDGDPSKFNMAVMGLRLAQRANGVAKLHGVVSRGMFRGLWPGFDEDEVPIGSITNGVHVMTWIDPRMAELALDPMGSDLNRAARWRRIYGVDDAELWAVRRELRTRLVEDVRARLRASWKKRGLADAELGWTDSVLDPGVLTIGFARRVPTYKRLTLMLRDPQRLKKILLDPERPVQLVVAGKSHPADEQGKRLIQDLVRFTDDPEVRHRIVFLPNYDIAMARTLFPGCDVWLNNPLRPLEACGTSGMKAALNGGLNLSVLDGWWDEMYDGQNGWAIPTADEGAHPDERDDIEAAALYELIENHVAPRFYGEAADASEPGTDVVPHQWLAMVRHTLATLGPRVSAKRMLEDYVRDLYVPAAVSGRRAAEDGHAAARAKSRWIGRVRQAWGQVSVEHVDTEGVAQDPQIGDELSVCAYVTLGSLAPEDVCAEIGYGRVSETDHIHERKYASLRPTGDLGGGRHKFCGTITVDRSGPFGYTVRVLPAHPHLADKAELGLVANA
- a CDS encoding maltotransferase domain-containing protein produces the protein MFQVSQANTPSPSDPAASPAGTSAPDLPTTSAAEAAVPGDGAAVPAEPPAKKAPARRRASTAKKAADAASVEDEPGISVVPAAEPSTRARRTSTPKTSTAKTPTAKTASARTSTAKTSTAKTSTAKTPAARTSTTKKAATTRKAPATRRKAAGSAFSREDLVYGRIPIVGVSPVVEDGRFPAKALPGESIRVGATVFREGHDALGVTAVLYDPQGTEAERVPMVLTTPGTDRYEAWLTPTSEGAWTFAVEGWGDLYETWRHAAEIKVGVGQDVELMMAEGVVLFDRAAAEPGRPDSDVELFRSASRALGNQELPAEHRLEAGTSAEVLAAVAERPLRDLVTESRRYPLKVERTAAGRGSWYEFFPRSEGAVLDPETGTWTSGNFRTASERLEAVAGMGFDVVYLPPIHPIGRAHRKGPNNTLVAGPQDPGSPWAIGAPEGGHDTIHPDLGTFEDFDGFVARAADLGLEVALDLALQASPDHPWVTAHPEWFTTRADGSIAYAENPPKKYQDIYPINFDNDPEGLSLEVLRIVELWISHGVKIFRVDNPHTKPLWFWEWLIGTVNAKHPEVVFLAEAFTRPAMMQGLARVGFQQSYSYFTWRNTKKEIEEYLHEVSHETSAVYRPNFFVNTPDILTEYLQFGGPAAFRIRAVLAATGSPLWGVYSGYELFEHVARQGAEEYVDNEKYQFRPRDFAGAEERGESLAPYLTRLNEIRRRHASLGDLQNLTVQSTSDDALVAYTKTKTVRHGGSAYKDTIIVVVNVDPHATREGTVWLDLESLNLDDADFNEDGSFWVDDLLSGHSWKWGTHNYVRLDPHHDPAHVLHIRRNVK